The nucleotide window CAGATTTTTATTATTTTCTGTAATATCAGATAATACTGAATCCAGTTTTGTATTGTCCTTTAATTTTATAACTCCTGCTTTATCAAGAAGAATTAAGGCTCTTCCTCCGTTTGTAGGATCATTAGGTATTAAAATTGTATCTCCGGCTTTCAAATCATTTATATTCTTAATTTTTTTTGAATAAACAGCCATAGGTTCCACATGTATTTTTCCTACTGATACAAGTTCCATTCCATTTTTTTGAGCAAATTCTTCCATATATGGAATATGTTGAAAAAAGTTTGCATCCAGACTTTTATCTCCCAATCCTTTATTCGGTTGTATATAATCATTGAACTGTACAATTTCCAATTCAACTCCCTCATTTTTTAGATCATCCTTTATTAACTCGAGCAATTCCTGATGCGGTACCGGAGTTGCACCTACTACAAGCTTTTCAACTTTTTTGTCTATACTTGTATTTGTAACACCTTTCTCTTCTTTCTTTTCTTCTTTTGAACCTCCGCATGAGAGTATAAAAAGTAATGTCAGTAATCCTAACAGTAATTTTTTCATTTTTAATCCTCCTAATATTTTTTTGTTTTTTATATAATATAAATAATTTATATCTTATTTTAAAAAGCCGGTATTATCACGTCTTTGTATTTTTCTTCAATATATTTTTTTACTTTTTCTGATTGTAAAGCCTTAAGGAGTTTCTGAATTTTCTCTTCATTTTTTCTCCCTTTTAATGTTGCAAGAACATTTACATAAGGAGAATCCTTTTCTTCAGATAATATTCCGTTATTTTTCGGATTAAGTCCGCTGTCCAAAGCATAACTTCCTGTTATAAAAGCTGCATCTGCTTCTCTGTACCTCGGTGCAATCTGATCAGCTGCAAACTCTACAAATTTTAATTTTTTCATATTTTCTGTGATATCTGACAATTTTGAATCCAGTTTCGTGTTATCTTTGAGTTTAATTAATCCTTTTTTGTCAAGTAACAGTAATGCTCGTGTCAGATTTGTAGGATCATTAGGTATAAATATTATAGCTCCTTCTCTCAGTTCCTCCAAAGATTTTACTTTATCTGAATAAAGAGCCATTGTAGGCAGATAAATTTTTCCTACCGCTTCCATTTCAAATCCGTTTTTTGTACCGAAATTACTCATATAAGGTACATGCTGAAACAAATTCGCATCTGCACTTTTATCTTGCAGTGCTTTATTTGGCTGTATATAATCATTGAATATAAGCACCTCGAGATCTATTTTGTCTTTTTTCAATTCCTCTTTTACAAGTTCTATTAACTCTCCTGCCGGAACAGGAGTAGCCGCTACAACTAACTTTTCATTTTTTCCGTCAGTAATCTTATTGTCCTTCCCATTTCCGCATGATAATATTGTAAATATCAATATTACCGTTAAAAAAATAATTTTTTTCATTTTTACACTTCCTTCCTTTTTTATTATCTTGTTCTTTTTTTGTTTACTAATTTTACTAAACTATTCCCTATAAACTGTATAATTT belongs to Leptotrichia sp. OH3620_COT-345 and includes:
- a CDS encoding MetQ/NlpA family ABC transporter substrate-binding protein; translated protein: MKKLLLGLLTLLFILSCGGSKEEKKEEKGVTNTSIDKKVEKLVVGATPVPHQELLELIKDDLKNEGVELEIVQFNDYIQPNKGLGDKSLDANFFQHIPYMEEFAQKNGMELVSVGKIHVEPMAVYSKKIKNINDLKAGDTILIPNDPTNGGRALILLDKAGVIKLKDNTKLDSVLSDITENNKNLKIEQLAPEQLAPRLGEVTAAIINSNFALDAKLSFKDDTILVEDKDSPYVNIVTVLKGRENEEKIQKLIKVLQSEKVKKYLEEKYTGSVIPAF
- a CDS encoding MetQ/NlpA family ABC transporter substrate-binding protein, coding for MKKIIFLTVILIFTILSCGNGKDNKITDGKNEKLVVAATPVPAGELIELVKEELKKDKIDLEVLIFNDYIQPNKALQDKSADANLFQHVPYMSNFGTKNGFEMEAVGKIYLPTMALYSDKVKSLEELREGAIIFIPNDPTNLTRALLLLDKKGLIKLKDNTKLDSKLSDITENMKKLKFVEFAADQIAPRYREADAAFITGSYALDSGLNPKNNGILSEEKDSPYVNVLATLKGRKNEEKIQKLLKALQSEKVKKYIEEKYKDVIIPAF